A region of the Roseiflexus sp. RS-1 genome:
AATCGTCTCGGCGGTCAGATTCGCCGCCAGAATTGCCAGGATGTAGAGAACGATGGCGATCATAGGCGTTCTGTGATGGCTTTATCGTCGCCATTATACACGAGCGCCGACGCGCTCCCTGGTCGGCGGCGACAGTGTGACCGGGTGTCTTGACAATATATCTCTGTTCATGTATACTCCGCTTAATCGTTTCACCGCTTAATCGTTTCACCATGCAGGCGACGATCAAACAGGTTGCGCAGCGGGCTGGCGTATCGGTTGCCACTGTGTCGTATGTGCTCAACGGCACCGGTGTGGTGACGGACGAAACACGCCAGCGGGTGCTCGATGCCGTCGCTGAACTCAACTATCAACCGCAGCACGCAGCGCGTAGCATGCGTGGTCGAAGTCGCACGCTCGGCGTGACGCTGTCTGCGCTGCCAGGGCGTCTGGCGGAACCGGCGCTGACCGAGGTGTTAGCCGGTGTGGCGGACGCCGCCGCTCTGCGTGGCTACTTTTTGCTGCTGGCAACGGCTGGCGCGGATCAGGATGAGACGGAATTGTGCCTGAGCCTGGCGCGCACCAGACGGGTTGATGGGCTGGTGTTGTTTGACATGCTGGTGGATGATCCGCGTGCGCAGGCGCTCGCCGGGGCAGGTATTCCGCATGTGTGCGCCGGTCCGCCTCCGGCAGGCATTGATAGCCCCTCAGTTGCCATCGATATGCACACCGCAGCCGTTGATGCCGTGCGCCATCTGCTCGGTCTGGGGCATCGGCGGATCGGCTTGATCCAGCCCCCTTCGGAACTGGCGGTGAGTGAGCCGATTGTCGAAGGGTATCGGCAGGCGTTGACCGAAGCAGGTCTGCCGTTCGACCCGACGCTGGTTGTCGAATCGGGGCGCGCGGAGGAAGATGGCTACCAGGCAATGACTGAGTTGCTCGCATCTCCCAAACCGCCAACCGCTGTGCTGGCGGGAAGCGACGAACTGGCGTTTGGCGCTATGCATGCGCTCAACGACGCTGGTCTGATCGTTGGGCGCGATGTGTCGCTGGTCGGGTTTGATGATCTTCCACAGGCGGCGCATGTGAATCCGCCGCTGACGACGCTGCGCCAGCCGCGGCGTGTGCAGGGTCAACAACTGGCAATGCTGCTCGATGATGTGATTTTGAAACGCAATACCAGTTTGCGCACGGTAACGTTGAGCGCGCGCCTGATCGTTCGCAGGTCGAGCGGCCCGGCGCCTGTATCGTAGATGATAACAGGCAAGTGGAGACGCTGAAGAGTCAAGCAAAGGAGTACACGCGCATGGCATCCATTAAGTTCGACCACGTCTGGAAGCGCTTCGGTGATTTCGCCGCCCTCAAAGACCTCACCCTCGATATTGCCGACCAGGAGTTTCTGGTGCTGGTGGGACCATCGGGATGCGGCAAGACAACCGCGCTGCGTTGCCTTGCGGGGCTGGAAGAGGTGACGGACGGCAACATTATGATCGGTGATCGGGTGGTCAATGATGTGCCGCCCAAGGATCGCGACATTGCGATGGTGTTCCAGAGTTATGCGCTCTATCCGCATATGAGCGTGTACGATAATATGGCGTTTGGCTTGAAATTGCGCAAAACGCCGAAAGCCGAGATTGATCGGCGCGTCAAAGAAGCGGCGGAGATGCTCCATATCGGGCACCTCCTTGATCGGAAGCCAAAAGCTCTGTCTGGCGGTCAGCGTCAACGTGTCGCGCTCGGTCGCGCAATCGTGCGCCATCCGTCGGTCTTCCTCATGGACGAGCCGCTCTCGAACCTGGATGCCAAACTGCGAGTGCAGACACGCGCCGAGATCTCGAAATTGCATCAGCGCCTGAAAACGACCTTCATCTACGTGACGCACGATCAGACCGAGGCGATGACCATGGGAACGCGCATCGCCGTGATGCGCGATGGCGTCTTGCAGCAACTCGATACGCCGCAGAACCTGTACGACCATCCGGCGAATATGTTTGTCGCCGGGTTCATCGGCTCGCCAGCGATGAACTTCTTCGAGGCGACGCTGGTGCGCGGCGATGGGCAGGTGCTGGTGGATTTCGGTCCGTTCCAGTTGCCGGTGCCGCCATCGCGGGTCGATGCGATTGCCGATCATATTGGGATGCCGATCTTCTTCGGCATTCGCCCGGAGGACATCCACGATGCGCACTATGTACCGCGCGGCGTCGATGAGACTGCTCGCCTGATGACGACGGTCAACGTCGTCGAACCACTGGGATCGGAAGTCTACGTCTATGTAGAAAACGGCGGCAAGGAGATGGTTGGTCGTCTCGATCCGCGTACCAAAGCGCGTACCGGGGAGACGTTCGAGGTGGTCATCGATATGACCAAGATGCACATCTTCGACCGCGATACCGAAAAGGCGCTGATCTGAGATGCACTATTCGCCGCACGACCTGAGTGTGCTGGCGCACCTCGATTTCTGCTATCTGACGACCAGCGGGCGTGTATCGGGCAAGCCGCATACGATTGAAATCTGGTTTGCGCTGCACAACCATACAGTCTACCTGCTTGCAGGCAACCATGCGTCCGATTGGGTGAAAAATGCGCGTCGCACTCCGACAGTGTCGCTTGCCATCGGCGACGCGACGTTTGTTGGCACGGCGCGCATTGTGGATCAGGAAGCGGAAGATGCGCTGGCGCGTCGCCTGATCCTCGCCAAGTATCAGCCCGGCTACGGCGAGGATCTCTCCGATTGGGGGCGCACTGCTCTCCCGGTGGCGGTCGATCTGCACGTGTCCTGACGGATCGCATTGGGGTTGGTGGAGCGTCAGCGTGACAGGCAGGCGTTGTTCCCATTCAGGAAAGCAGGTGCGCCAGGACGCGGAAAGGGGCGCAGCGAACCTGCGCCCCTGTAGAACTGTTCGTCTAACAATCGGGCGTCCAGAACGCTTCCGGTGCAGCACAGCGTTGCAGATCGCGCGGCGTCTGCTCCGGTCCCGGATTGCCCGCCGCACCGCCGAGGTTCGTCGGTCCGCCAAGCGTCTGGATCGGCGCTGCCGGGGATGCAGCGCTTCCGGGCGTCCCGCCGCGATTCGCCGCGTCGAATGTCACGATGACCAGGCGACCGCTTTCGACACCCTGCACGCTCACCCGGTAGCGCCCGGCTGCCAGGACGACCCCCAGATCGACATCCACGCTGAACGCGCCACTGGAATCAACGTTCAGACTCGCCATACCAAGGACATCACCATCGGGGAAGGTCATCCAGACGCCGATCGGTTCGTCAGGCGCATACCCGGACCCCTCGACTCGCACGACATCGGTTGCGCCGGATCGGTCAACGAAGGTCACAGCGACGCGCGCCGCTCCTTCGGTTGTGAGTGCGCTAAACGCTGAATTCCCCACATTCGACTCAACAACTGCCGGCACAGGTCCGGCGGGATTATTCACAGGCGCCGGTTGGAAACTCCCCGGCGTCACGTCGAAACTGGCAATCTGGAGTCGCCCGCTGGAAACTCCTTTGGCGGTAATACTGTAGCGACCGATCGGTAACCGCTCGTCCAGGTCGATCACAACGAAGAAATCGCCATTGCCATCGGCGACCTGCGTCGGCAGGCTGCGCACTGCATTGTTCGGCAGCGTCATCCACAAACCGACGTATTCGCCGGGAGAGAAGAGCGCCCCGGTGATTGCAATGCCGCCGTTCTGTCGGGTTGATGGTTGCGCCGGGTAGGCGACGCGCAGTTGCGCCCATCCGCTCGGCGTCGATGATCGCGCCCGCAGTTCGAACGGCGCAAAGACCTGATACCCGCTCAGCGTGCCCAGCGCCGTAAACGTATATTTGCCGGTCTGATGCACATTGGTGAAAATGAATGACGACTGGAAGTTGCCAATGTCGCTGGCGACCTGTTGCGGATAGTCGAGCACAGTGCCGTCTGGTTGGGTGATCCAGATCGAGATCACCTCGTTGGGGAAGAAGTTGGCGCCGTGGATGTTGATCAGGTCATCATGGAAGGCGAATGCGTTGAATGTACCGTTGTTCCACACTGCCAGACGCGCCGGACTGGGCGGGGGCGGCGGACCGGTGCGCGGAGTCACCACCAGGTACCCGACTGCCGTCTGGCGGCTGCCCTGCCCGACCGCAGTCAGTTTGTAGCACCCATAGGGCCATTTATTTGTCACCGGAAACTCGAAATAGAGATCGCCCGCCACATCGGCGCGGTAGGGCGGCAACGCAAAGTGCGGCGGCAGATCGACGACGCCATCGAGGAAGAAGGTATCGTTCGGGCTGAAGATGCGACCGTCGGGGAACTGGAAACTGATGGTCACTCCTTCCTGATCGAGGAATCCATGCAGTTCCGATCCAAAGATACTGTTCTGAAATGTCGCTGGCGCCGATTGACCGGTGAGCGCGCATGGCGCCGTCGTCGGACCGCGCACGATGTACACCGCAGCAGCGCTGGCGCGATAGGCGAAGATGACCGTGCCCACTCCGATGAGGAGCATAACGAAAACGATCCCCCGATAGAAGATACCCCGTGGTTTCATAAGCGATCTCCGTCCTGGTTGCAAGCAATATCCAACGTTCCTGCATCGCTCGCTCTGAATCTTCG
Encoded here:
- a CDS encoding LacI family DNA-binding transcriptional regulator gives rise to the protein MQATIKQVAQRAGVSVATVSYVLNGTGVVTDETRQRVLDAVAELNYQPQHAARSMRGRSRTLGVTLSALPGRLAEPALTEVLAGVADAAALRGYFLLLATAGADQDETELCLSLARTRRVDGLVLFDMLVDDPRAQALAGAGIPHVCAGPPPAGIDSPSVAIDMHTAAVDAVRHLLGLGHRRIGLIQPPSELAVSEPIVEGYRQALTEAGLPFDPTLVVESGRAEEDGYQAMTELLASPKPPTAVLAGSDELAFGAMHALNDAGLIVGRDVSLVGFDDLPQAAHVNPPLTTLRQPRRVQGQQLAMLLDDVILKRNTSLRTVTLSARLIVRRSSGPAPVS
- a CDS encoding nitroreductase family deazaflavin-dependent oxidoreductase produces the protein MHYSPHDLSVLAHLDFCYLTTSGRVSGKPHTIEIWFALHNHTVYLLAGNHASDWVKNARRTPTVSLAIGDATFVGTARIVDQEAEDALARRLILAKYQPGYGEDLSDWGRTALPVAVDLHVS
- a CDS encoding ABC transporter ATP-binding protein encodes the protein MASIKFDHVWKRFGDFAALKDLTLDIADQEFLVLVGPSGCGKTTALRCLAGLEEVTDGNIMIGDRVVNDVPPKDRDIAMVFQSYALYPHMSVYDNMAFGLKLRKTPKAEIDRRVKEAAEMLHIGHLLDRKPKALSGGQRQRVALGRAIVRHPSVFLMDEPLSNLDAKLRVQTRAEISKLHQRLKTTFIYVTHDQTEAMTMGTRIAVMRDGVLQQLDTPQNLYDHPANMFVAGFIGSPAMNFFEATLVRGDGQVLVDFGPFQLPVPPSRVDAIADHIGMPIFFGIRPEDIHDAHYVPRGVDETARLMTTVNVVEPLGSEVYVYVENGGKEMVGRLDPRTKARTGETFEVVIDMTKMHIFDRDTEKALI